The genomic DNA ACCGGAGCGGAGGGGGCGCGGGCCACCCGCCGCCTGGTGAGCGCCCCCACCCGGCCGACGGCGATCGTCTACGACAACGACATCATGGCCGTCGCCGGGATGTCCGCCGCGCTGGAGTTGCGGCTGGACGTGCCCGGTGACCTGTCGATCGTGGCCTGGGACGACTCGCCGCTCTCCCAGGTCGTCCGGCCGGCGCTGAGCGCGCTGACCCGCGACATCCCCGCCTACGGCGCCCGGGCGGCGCGCACCCTGCTGTCGCTGATCGCCGGGGAGCAGGCGGCGGACGCCGAGGACCCGGCCGCGCGCCTGGTGCCGCGCGGCAGCACCGCCCCACCACCGCCGACCGCTGACACGCGCGGCCGGCCACCGTGACGCGCCGATCCGGGACGGGCCGAGAGTCGCTCCACGACGGGCCGAGGCGCGAACCCGGGACGGGCCGGCGGGCGGGGTGCGGTCAGCGGGCGTCGTCGCGGCCGGGGCCGGGGCCGGCGGGGTCGTCCGGCGGCGCCTGGTCCGCCATCCGGGTGGAGGCGCAGGCATCCTCGTCCCGGCCGGAGGCGGCGCCGGGCGAGTAGTAGCGGCGCAGCCAGGCGGCCAGGCCGTCGAGGCCGGGCATCAGCGCGCGCTCGGTGATCCCGGCCTGGTCCAGCCGCTCGCGAACCTCGGCCTTGACCTCGGGAGGCACCCGCCAGGCCCACCACAGATCGGGGTGCTTGTCCAGCCAGTCCTCGACCGGCCGGGTCACGTCCGACAGCGCCGACAGCACCGACGACTGGGTGATGATGCGCTCGTCCAGCGACGGCGGCTCGAAGAACACGAGGAAGGGATCGTCGGCGCCCAGTTCGTCCAGGGTGTCCAGATCGGGTGCGGCGCGGGCCAGCATCTCGGTGGTGAACAGCAGCGCCCCCTCGCCGTCGAGCACGTCGCGCAGCGGCGCGGGCAGCTCCTGGTGCACGGCCGCGCAGTCCACGCCGACGAGCATCGCCGCCTCCTCGGGCCAGCCGACCGTCGCGAAGTGCAGCGCCACGAGCGGCGAGAACGTCCAGTCGAGCAGCCGGGTGGGCAGGCCGTGGTGCTGCCCGAGGGCGAGCCAGTCCCACAGGGTCGGGCCGGGCGCCTGGCGATGGGCGTACTTGCGGAAGTTGCGGATGAGATGGCGCTCCACGGCCGGGCAGTCACCGGTCAGCCGCGCCAGCCCGGCCAGCAGCACGTGCGGGGGGCGGGCCCGGCCGCGGAAGACCACGGTCGAGTGGGAACGGCCGCCGGCACGGTGCCCGCGCAGGCCGCTGACCTCGCTGATCGAGTCGTCGAGCTCCCTCCAGGAGGAGACCGTGTGGATCGCCATGACGGTACCGATGCCCGTCCGGCAGTCGGCCACACCTTGGCGACCACGGGTGGTCTTTTATCGATTTTCGATGTTACGGTGGAGGCGTCCTCATCGAAAAACAATAAAGGAGCTGCGATGTCGGACGGCCGGGGAACTCTCGTGGCCCGGATGGACGGCCGGTGGACGCGCCGCCTGCACGTGCTGCTGACGACCGCGACGGTCCTGTTCACCCTGCTCCTCGTGGGCGGGCTGGTGCAGAGCGCCGCCATGGCCGTGCCGGGCGAGCCCCGCGGCGGCGCGGGCTTCGCCGGCCTGCGGCTGCCGTCCGCCGGCGTGCCGCTCGGCGGCACCCTCGTACCGGGCGTGCACGCTGTGGACGTGCGGGTCGAGGCGAGCCTGTACGACCCGGAGCGGGCCCCGCTGCTGGCCGGGCTGTTCCTCTTCACGTGGCTGCCCACCGTGCTGATCATCGTGGTGGCGCTGTTCCTGCTCACCCGGATCACGACGCGGGGACTGGCCGGCGACCGGGCGCTGTTCTCGGCGGACACGGTCGGCGACCTGCGTAGGATCGGTGCGGTGCTCCTCATCGGCTCACCGGTGGCCTTCGCCCTCGACTTCGGGGCGAAGACCGTCGCCGCCCACCTGACGGTCACCGATGCCTGGGTGGCCCTCGGCGACGCCGTCAGTCCCGTCGCCGGCATGCTGATGGGCATGGGGGCGTTCGTGGTGGCCGAGGTGATCGGGCGGGGGCTGGTCATGCTGGACGAGCTCGAAGGGACGATCTGAGTGCCGCCGGGCGAACTCACCGGACGGATCGAGGTCCGGCTCGACGAGCTGCTCGCCCGGCGCGGCATGACGCTGACCGAGCTGTCGCACCGGGTGGAGGTGACGATCGCCAACCTGTCGATACTCAAGACCGGCAAGGGCAAGGCGATCAGGTTCTCCACCCTGACGCGGCTGTGCGAGGTGCTCGAGTGCCAGCCGGGCGACCTGCTGCGCTACACCGAGGACCCGCCGTCCGGTCACTGACGGCCCGGCGCCCGCTCCGCCCCGTGCCGTTCGGGGCGGAGCGGGCGGCCCCCGTCCTTACGGCTCCTGCAAAACCGACAGGATGTTGCCCGCCGGGTCGGCGAACCAGGCGATGAGCGGGCCGCCGCCGCGGAAGATGCCCCGTTCGTCCGCCTCCAGGTGCGGGTAGCGCTCGAAGCGCACCCCGCGCGCGGCCAGCTCGTCCACCACCTTGCCGATGTCGTCCACCGGGAAGTTGAGCACGGTGTACGTGGCCGGCGTGTGGTCGTCCTTCGGGTAGACCAGGATGTCCCGGCCGCCTCTGATGTGCAGGGTCAGCAGGCCGTTCTCCACCGACACCGTCAGGCCGAGCGTTCCCTCGTAGAACGCCCTGGCCGCCTCGATGTCGTCGACGGAGAAGCCGCTGAACGCCTTGACCGAGCCGAGCATGGTGACCTCCTCTCACATGGCCGCGCGGTGTTCCTCGCTGAGCTGGATGATCTGGACGTAGTTGCCGTCCGGGTCGATCGCGGTGGCGAACAGGCTGCCGTCACGGTCCTCCAGCTCGGCCAGCCACGACACGCCCAGCCCGGTCATCCGGGCGACCACGGCGCGGGCGTCGGCCACGTCGAAGTTGAGGATGAACCGGCCGGGCTCGGGGTTCTTGTCGGAGATGTCGGAGCGGGTGTCGACGATGAGATGGAAGCCGCCGAACGTGAGCACCCGGTAGTCGCCGACCACGGTGTCGGCCTCCGGGTCGAGGGCCGCGGCGTACCAGCGGCTCAGCCGTTCGGGGTCGGCGCTGGCGAGCAGCATGCCGTCCAGGGCGGGTCGCTTCATGATGCCTCCCGAGGCGATGAGGTGGTCTCACCTGTCCTGACTCGGCGACCGGCCGGAACTCATCGCCCGGGAGGCGGTCTTTTTTCAGCCGCAGGCGTAGCCGGACGGGGTGGCCGTGTTCCCGTCGGGGCGGCCGGCCTGGAAGCCGAACGTGGCGGTCGCGCCCGGCGCGAGGGCGGCGTTGTGGGCGGCGTTGCGCGCCGTGACGGTCTGCCCGCTGGTGGTGAGGGTGGCGTTCCAGGACCCGGTGACGGTGTGGCCCGCGGGCAGGGTGAAGGTGACCGTCCAGCCGTTCAGCGCCGAGGCGCCGGTGTTCGTGACGGTGACCGGCTGGACGACGTAGCCGTTGCCCCACTGGGTCTGCACGGTGGCGGCGACCGCGCACGGCCCGCCTCCCCCGCCGGTGGCCGTGGTGAAGGCCACGGTGGCGGAGGCCGGGGACTGGTTCCCGGCGCCGTCGCGGGCGCGCACGTACACCTCGTAGCGCGTGGCGGGGCTCAGCCCGGTCAGCGTCACGGACGGGCCGGCGCTCTGCCCGAGCTGCGGGTCCGTGCTGCCCTGCTCCCGGTGGACGGTGTAGCCGGCCAGCCCGCTGCCGCCCGCGTCGGTGGAGGGGGTCCAGGTCAGCGTGGCGGTCGTGGCCGTGACGCCGGACGCCACCGGGGTGCCCGGCGCGGTCGGCGGCGTGGTGTCGGAGCCGGTGCCGCCCGCGAGGGCGTCGTGGACGGCGGTGTAGGCGGGCTTGGGACGGTAGTTCTCGTCGTAGATCAGCGCGGCCCCCTGGCCGGAGAAGGTGTCGGGCACCCAGGAGTGCTTGTCGGTGAAGCCCCAGATCGTGATCCCGGCGCAGGCGGTGACGGCGAGGCAGGCGTTGACGGTGTCGCGGTAGTAGGTCGCCTGGGTGGCGTCCTTGCTCGCGTCGCGGGGCATCACCATGCGGATGTCGAGCTCGGTGACCCTGACCTGGACGCCGAGGTCGGCGAAGCGCTGCATGTTCTGCTGGACCTGGCCGGGGAAGCCGTACTGGATGGCGAGGTGGCCCTGGAAGCCGACGCAGTCCACCGGGACGCCCTGCTGGCGCAGCGTGCGCACGAGGTTGTACATGGCGGTGCTCTTGGCGTTGATCCCCTCGACGTTGTAGTCGTTGATGCACAGCCGGGCGTCGGGATCGGCGGCGCGGGCCGCGCGGAAGGCGTCGGCGATGTAGCTCTCGCCGAGCGTGTTGTACCAGAACGAGGTGCGCATGCCACCGCTGTCGTCGAAGACCTCGTTGACCACGTCCCAGGAGACGACCGCGGGGTCGTCGGCGTAGCGGCCGACGACCTGGGCGATGTGCTCGCGCATGGCCGCGCGCATGGCGGTGGCGCCGAGGCTCTGCACCCAGCCGGGGGTCTGGCTGTGCCAGACGAGGGTGTGGCCGTGGACCTGCTGCCCGTTGGCGGCGGCGAAGTCGACGACGGCGTCGGCTCCGGTGAAGGTGAACCGGCCCTGGCTGGGCTCGGTGGCGTCCCACTTCATGGCGTTCTCGGCGGTGATCTGGTTGAACTCGGCGGCGGCGATGTCGCGGTAGGCGCTCTCGTTCGCCAGCGGGCCGGTGGCCAGGGCGGCGCCGATGAACTTGCCGCGCGCCGCGGCGTGCTGGCGCAGCGCCGCCGAGGCGCCGGCGGGTGTGCCCGGCAGGAGGAAGGCGGCGAGCAGCCCGAAGAGGGCGGCCAGCGCCAGGGTCCTGATGCGGGAGCGGTCGTGCGAAGGCACAGGCGTCCACCTCCACGTGCGTTCCGAAATTTTCGGCCCGGTCTGGGATCCACCCGGACGGTAGGCACGCTGGGGGTAGGGGTCAACCGGCAGAGCACGTAGGGAGCCCGGTGGTGCTGAAACTATCGGTTACGCTATGAAAGTTTCACAGACGGCCACGGCCGCCCGTGGACGAACTGCCGCCCCCTCTCCCGCCCGCCCCGGTGACCGAGCGGGCGGGAGAAGGCGGCCGCCGCCGGGCTCAAGGAGTGGCGAGGGCCTCGGTCGGGGAGAGGCGGGAGGCGCGGACGGCCGGGTAGAGGCCCGCGACCGCTCCGATGGCGAGCGTGGCGGCCAGGCCGCCGCCGGTCGCCCAGGCGGGCACCACGGCCGGCCACCCCTGGTACAGCGCGTACCCCGCCGTGACCCCCGTGCCGAGCAGCAGGCCGCCGGCGCCGCCCAGCGCGGACAGCAGCAGCGACTCGGCGAGGAACTGCGTGCGGATCTGCCCGCGCGTGGCGCCGAGCGAGCGGCGCAGCCCGATCTCCGGCCGCCGTTCCAGCACCGAGATGACCATGGTGTTGGCCACGCCGACCCCGCCGACGAGCAGCGCCACGGCGCCGACGCCCAGCAGCAGCCCGGTGAACGCCTGGCTGGTGGCCTGCTTGGCGGCGAGCGCGTCCGACGGGCGCGACACCTCGACCTCGTTCGGCGCCTGCGGGTTGGCCGTCCCGGCTAGCACCTCCCGGACGGACTCCAGCCGCGCCTCCTCCGCACGGGTGTAGAGGGTCGTCGGGTGCCCGTCGAAGCCGAGCACGGCCTCGGCGACGGGCCACCCGACGAGCGCGGCCGTGTCCAGTTCGGTGGCCAGCGGCACCGGATCGAGGATCCCGACGACCGTGAACCTCTCCCCGCCGACGACCACCTGGGTGTCGGGGCCGGCCGCGGGCACGCCGAGCCGCTCGGCGGCCGTGGACCCGAGCACCACCGCCGGATAGCGGTGGGTGGCCTCGTTCAGCCAGGTCCCGCTGCGCGGCGCGGCGCCGACGGTGGCGAGCAGGTCGGGGCGGGCGGCGTAGACGGAGATGCCGCCGGTCTGGGCGCGGGGGATCTCCTCGCTCCGGTACACCTTGGCGTCGGCGACGTACCCGACGGCGGAGACGGCGTCCACGGGGCCGATCCGTTCGATCATCGCCTCGGCCTCCACCGGCATCTTGGCCTCCTCACCGAGGAGGGTGCGCCCGGAGGAGACGGTGAGCAGGTTGGTGCCCAGCGCGGAGAGCGTACGGTCCAGCTCGGCCCCCGACGAGGAGGAGATGCCGACCACGCCGATCATCGCGGCGATGCCGATGGCGATGCCCAGCGCGGACAGGAAGGCCCGCAGCGGGCGGGTGCGCAGGCCCACCGCACCGACCCGCAGGACGTCGCGCGGCCGCATCCTGGCCGGGACGGGCGGCGGCCGGTCGGCGAGCTCGACCACGGCCATCACGATCCCCCTGCCGGGACCGCCGCCACCGGCGTGACCGGGCGGGTGACGTCGGCGACGACGCGGCCGTCACGCATGCGGATCTCGCGGGGCAGGCCGGCGGCGATCTCGCGGTCGTGAGTGATGATCACGATCGTGGTGCCGGCGTCGTTCAGGTCGTGCAGCAGGTCCATCACCCCGGCGCCCGAGACGGAGTCCAGGGCACCCGTCGGCTCGTCGGCCAGCAGCAGCGGCGGGTCCCCGGCCACGGCCCGCGCGATGGCGACCCGCTGCCGCTCGCCCCCGGACAGCTCGTGCGGCTCGTGGTCGAGCCGGTGGCCGAGGCCGACGCGCTCCAGCGCGGCGGCCGCCCGGCGCCGCCGTTCGGAGCGGGGCAGGCCGCTGTAGAGCAGGCCGTCGGCGACGTTGTCCAGTGCGGGCACCTTGGCGGCCAGGTGGAAGTGCTGGAACACGAAGCCGACGCGCGTCGCCCGCAGCGCCGACAGCGCCCTGTCGGACAGGGCGGAGACGTCGTAGCCGTCGACGCGCACGGTCCCGGATGTGGGCCGGTCGAGGGTGCCGATGGTGTTCAGCATGGTCGACTTGCCGGACCCGGACGGCCCGGCGATGGCGACCAGCTCGCCCCGCTCGATCTCCAGCGACACCCCGGCCAGCGCGACGACGCCCCCCGGGTAGGCCCTGGTCACCTCGGACATGGAGATCATGGGCGGCGTCACCGGGGCATCCCCACGGTCATGCCCGCCGTGAGGCCGGGCCCGCTGATCTCGACGCGGCCGCCGGCGAACAGACCGGTCTCCACCGCGACGTACCTGGTCGAGGTGCCCTCGACGACCTCCACGCCGAAGCCGCCCTCGCGCAGCGCGACCAGCGCGGCGACCGGCACGGTGAGCACGTCCTCGCGCCGGGCGGCGGTGAACGTGACGTCCACCGCCGCCTGGTCGAGGCGCGCGACCCCCTTGCGCGCGGCCTTCTTGCCGCCGGTCAGGGAGACGAGCGCCTCCAGCCTCGTCTGTGGCTCGGCGTTGGGGCCGTCGCCGGGTTCGATGACGGTGGCGACCTCCGTCACCTTGCCGGGCACGCGTCCGCCGTCGGGCAGCGTGACGGTGACCTTGGCGCCCTTGCCGGCCATCCGCTGGTCCTCGGCGTCCAGCCGTACGGTGACGACCTTCTCGGTACCGGTGTAGGACAGGACCTTGCGGCCGGGGCCGGTGGGCTGGCCGGGCTGGGCGTCCAGGGTCTCCACCCGGACCGCTCCGGCGGCGAAGACGACACGGCCCAGCTCGACGACGCCGGTCTGGTCCAGGCCGCGGTCGTCCTGCCACTCCATGACGGCCGCGGCGGTGGCCTCGGTGTAGGTGTCGTCCACGGTGAAGCCGTCGTAGCCGAGCTCGCGCAGGTTGCGCTCCAGGTTCTCGACGTCGCGACCCTCCGCGCCGATCCGCAGGTCGCGGTACGCGGGCGTCGAGCCGTACAGGAGCACGACGGGGTCGTTGTCGACGCGGTACAGCGACCGGCCGCGGCTGACCCGGGCGCCGCTGTCGGGCAGCCAGGTGATCGTCCCGGGTCTGCGGCTCACCGCCGTGGTGGCGGGGCCGTAGCCGAGTTCGCCGTCCACGTCGCGGGTGTCGTCGAGCGTCTGCTCGGTGATCCGGGTGGTGGCCGGGGGCAGGGCGGCCGCCGCCGGCTCCGCCCCGCCGCCCTCCAGCAGGCCGGCGTTGGTCACGGTCACGGCGGCCGCCCCGGTGAGGGCGACGGCGGTGAGCAGGACCGCGGCCCTCCTGCCCCGGCGGCGGCGTGGCCGGGGCGACGGCGGCTCGGTGCCGGAAGCGGGCGGGTCGGTCCCGGCTGCGGGCGGGTCGCCGAGGGTGGTGCGGCCCATCAGGAGCCTCCGGGGTTCAGCCGGCACTTCTGCTGGGCCGCCTCGAAGTCGGGGTCGCCGGCGATGTCGGCGGTGACGCGCAGGCCGCCGCCCGGCTCCGGGTCGGGGAAGTCGGGCACGCCGTTGTCGCGCATGCACTGGGCGAGGGCGCGCATCCGCTCGGCGTTCTGCTGGGCGCCCGGCCCGGTGCCGCCCGTCGGCTGGTACTGCTTGCACGCGTCCATGGCCTTGGCCATGGTCTCCTCGCTGCCCGGCTTCCCGGTGATCATGACGCCCTTGCCCGGCTGCGGGTCGGCCATGTCGATGCCGTTCTCGCGCATGCACTGCGCGAACTTCACGCCCTTCTCGTCGTTGCTCAGGCTGGGCGCCGCGCTGCCGGTCGCGGCCGCTCCGCCGCCGGTCGCCGACGCGACGTCGGAGCCGCCGCCGTCGTCCGCGCCGCATCCGGCCAGGGTCAGGGCTGCGGCCAGGGCCAGCGCCGAAACCGTTCCGAGGACCCGTCCTCGCCGCAATGTGTTCCGCACGTGTGCTCTCCTCGTCCGGGCCGGACCCGTGCCGGCCGTACGGGGACAGATGCAACCGGGTGGGCCGTTTCCCGGCCGTTTCCATGCGCGCTAACGCCGGGGAAACGGCGGTTGCGGCAGGATCGACGCGGCACACGAGGAAGGACGGCGATGCGGGTTCTGGTGGTGGAGGACGAGCGGATGCTCGCCGACGCGATAGCCGAGTGGCTGCGCGAGGAGACGCACGCGGTCGACACGGCGCACGACGGCGCGGCGGCGCTGGAGCGGATCGGGGTCAACGACTACGACGTGGTCGTCCTCGACCGGGATCTGCCGGTGGTGCACGGCGACGAGGTGTGCCGTGAGCTGGTCGCGTCCGACTCGACCGCGCGGGTGCTCATGCTGACGGCCGCCGCGGAGATCGGCGACCGGGTGGCGGGGCTGTCGCTGGGCGCCGACGACTACCTCGCCAAGCCGTTCGCCTTCGCGGAGCTGGCAGCGCGGGTGCTGGCGCTGGGGCGGCGGGCGCGGCCCGCGGCACCGCCGGTGCTGCGGCGGGCCGGGATCACGCTCGATCCCGCGCGCCGGGAGGTGTTCAGGGACGGCAGATACGTGCCGCTGTCGAAGAAGGAGTTCGCCGTGCTGACCGAGCTGTTGCGGGCCGAGGGGGCGGTGGTGCCGGCCGAGACGCTGCTGGAGAAGGCGTGGGACGAGAACGCCGACCCGTTCACCGGTGTGGTCCGGCTGACCATTCTCAAGCTGCGCCGCAAGCTCGGCGAGCCCGCGGTGGTGGAGACGGTCCCGGGCGTGGGATACCGAATCGGATGAAGATCCGCACGCCGCACCCCACGTTGCGGGCCCGGCTCACGCTCGTGTACGGGGCGCTGTTCCTCCTCGCCGGGCTGACGCTGCTCGCGGTCACGTACCTGCTGTTCAACCAGCAACTCTCGCGGTCGTTCAACTCCCGCTACGGCGCGCCGGGCGGCAGGCCGACCCGGCTCGCCATCGTCTCTCCCAACGGGTACATGCTGGAGGGCGCCGACGCGCTGCGCTGGATGCAGGCGCAGGAGGCCGAGCTGCGCGAGGCGGCCGTGACGTCGCTGCTCACCCAGGGGGCGGTCGCCCTGGCCGTGGTGGCCCTCGCCGCCGCCGCGCTCGGCTGGGTGGTGGCCGGGCGGATGCTGGCCCCGCTGCGCCTGGTGACGGCGACGGCGCGGCGCATCGCCGCCGCCCCGGCCGCCGACCGCGGCCTGCACGAGCGCATCGCGCTGCGGGGGCCGGTCGACGAGGTGAAGGAACTGGCCGACACGTTCGACACCATGGTCGAACGGCTCGACCACTCCTTCGACGGGCAGCGCAGGTTCGTCGCCAACGCCTCCCACGAGCTGCGCACCCCGCTGACGCTCAACCGGGCGCTGGTCGAGCTGGCCATGCACCGCCGGACGGCCTCGGTCGACGTCAAACGGCTCGGCGAGAGCCTGCTGGAGATCAACGCGCGGCACGAACGGCTCATCTCCGGGCTGCTGCTGCTCGCCCGCGCCGACCACGAGATCGGCGACCGGTCGCCGGTGGACCTCGCCGACGTGGTGGCGCACGTGGTGGCGCAGACGGCCCCGGAGGCCGAGCAGGCGCGCGTCACCGTGCAGGAGGCGGCCTTCCCCGCACCGGCCGGCGGCGACGCGATGCTGCTCGAACGGATGGTGCACAACCTGGTCGAGAACGGCATCCGGCACAACACCGGCGACGGCACCGGCTGGGTCCGGGTCGCGAGCCGCACCTCGCCCGCGGGTGAGGCCGAGGTGGAGGTGTCCAACACCGGGCCGGCCGTCCCGCCGTACGAGATCCCGGCGCTGTTCAAGCCGTTCCACCGGCTCGGCGAGGAGCGCATGGTCACCGGGCGCAGCGCGGGGCTGGGCCTGTCGATCGTCCGGTCGGTGGCCCGGGCGCACGGCGGCGACGTCACGGCCCGGCCGCGCGAGGGCGGTGGGCTGGTCGTCACGGTCACGCTGCCCCGCGCGGGAGCGTAGGCGGCGGGGTCGCCAAGTCGCACGTGTCGCTTACGCTATGCAATCATGTCCTGTCGGCATGTACGGGCGAGGTGCGGCGTGGAAGCGCCATGTCGTCGGCGTCGGGAGGATGTGCGCGTGAACCAGGCGAGGCGGACCGGTTTCTCCTCGGTCATCACCCGGCACGACGGGGCGACCGTCGTGAACCTCGCGGGCGAGCTCGACATCGCCACCGCCGCCGATCTGCGCCAGGCCCTGACGGACGCGGTCAGCGGCGACGAGCCGCCCCGCGTGGTCATCCACCTGGAGGGCGTCGACTTCTGCGACTCCACCGGGCTGAGCGTCCTCATCTCGGTCCTGAACGGGGCCGAGGCGGCCGGCGGGCGGGTGCTGCTCAGCGGCGTGCGGGCCCGCATGACGCGGTTGTTCACCATGACGGGGCTGACCAAGCGCTTCGAGATCCGCGACACGGCCGACGACGCGGTCCAGGAGCTCCTGGGCGGCTGAGGCCCGCACCGGGTTCCGCTCCGGGAGCAGGCCCGCCTGGATTCCGCTGCGGGAGCAGGCCCGCCCCGGTCCCGCTCCGGGCGGGCGCATGCCCGTGCGGGCTCTCGTCGGGAGCGATGCCCCGCCGGTCATCGCGCAGGCAAACGAGATCACGGCAGCCTGCGTCAGCCGCCCAAAAGCACCGGCCAGGGAGGCTTTCGCGGACGATCGGCATGCCGCGTGCCCTATGGGTTCGTTACGCTCGAAGATCCACACAGGGGGGACCGTCGTGCTGATCCGGTTGCTCGGACCTGTCGAGGTGGAGCGTCGGGGCCAGACCCGGCCCGTACAGCCACCGCAGGTCGCGCTCGCGCTCGCCGCGCTCGCCTGGGAGGTCGGCCGAGTGGTGCCCGTCGAGACGCTCCTCGCCCGGATCTGGGGCGAGGAGGTTCCGGCCGGCGCGCGGCGCACCCTGTACACGATCATCACCCGCATCCGCCGCGACGTGCTGGCGGGTGACGGCGCCGTCGTCCACCGGCCCGGAGGTTACCTGC from Nonomuraea muscovyensis includes the following:
- a CDS encoding STAS domain-containing protein — its product is MNQARRTGFSSVITRHDGATVVNLAGELDIATAADLRQALTDAVSGDEPPRVVIHLEGVDFCDSTGLSVLISVLNGAEAAGGRVLLSGVRARMTRLFTMTGLTKRFEIRDTADDAVQELLGG
- a CDS encoding DUF2975 domain-containing protein — its product is MSDGRGTLVARMDGRWTRRLHVLLTTATVLFTLLLVGGLVQSAAMAVPGEPRGGAGFAGLRLPSAGVPLGGTLVPGVHAVDVRVEASLYDPERAPLLAGLFLFTWLPTVLIIVVALFLLTRITTRGLAGDRALFSADTVGDLRRIGAVLLIGSPVAFALDFGAKTVAAHLTVTDAWVALGDAVSPVAGMLMGMGAFVVAEVIGRGLVMLDELEGTI
- a CDS encoding peptidoglycan-binding protein is translated as MGRTTLGDPPAAGTDPPASGTEPPSPRPRRRRGRRAAVLLTAVALTGAAAVTVTNAGLLEGGGAEPAAAALPPATTRITEQTLDDTRDVDGELGYGPATTAVSRRPGTITWLPDSGARVSRGRSLYRVDNDPVVLLYGSTPAYRDLRIGAEGRDVENLERNLRELGYDGFTVDDTYTEATAAAVMEWQDDRGLDQTGVVELGRVVFAAGAVRVETLDAQPGQPTGPGRKVLSYTGTEKVVTVRLDAEDQRMAGKGAKVTVTLPDGGRVPGKVTEVATVIEPGDGPNAEPQTRLEALVSLTGGKKAARKGVARLDQAAVDVTFTAARREDVLTVPVAALVALREGGFGVEVVEGTSTRYVAVETGLFAGGRVEISGPGLTAGMTVGMPR
- a CDS encoding endo-1,4-beta-xylanase, whose amino-acid sequence is MPSHDRSRIRTLALAALFGLLAAFLLPGTPAGASAALRQHAAARGKFIGAALATGPLANESAYRDIAAAEFNQITAENAMKWDATEPSQGRFTFTGADAVVDFAAANGQQVHGHTLVWHSQTPGWVQSLGATAMRAAMREHIAQVVGRYADDPAVVSWDVVNEVFDDSGGMRTSFWYNTLGESYIADAFRAARAADPDARLCINDYNVEGINAKSTAMYNLVRTLRQQGVPVDCVGFQGHLAIQYGFPGQVQQNMQRFADLGVQVRVTELDIRMVMPRDASKDATQATYYRDTVNACLAVTACAGITIWGFTDKHSWVPDTFSGQGAALIYDENYRPKPAYTAVHDALAGGTGSDTTPPTAPGTPVASGVTATTATLTWTPSTDAGGSGLAGYTVHREQGSTDPQLGQSAGPSVTLTGLSPATRYEVYVRARDGAGNQSPASATVAFTTATGGGGGPCAVAATVQTQWGNGYVVQPVTVTNTGASALNGWTVTFTLPAGHTVTGSWNATLTTSGQTVTARNAAHNAALAPGATATFGFQAGRPDGNTATPSGYACG
- a CDS encoding ABC transporter permease, with the translated sequence MAVVELADRPPPVPARMRPRDVLRVGAVGLRTRPLRAFLSALGIAIGIAAMIGVVGISSSSGAELDRTLSALGTNLLTVSSGRTLLGEEAKMPVEAEAMIERIGPVDAVSAVGYVADAKVYRSEEIPRAQTGGISVYAARPDLLATVGAAPRSGTWLNEATHRYPAVVLGSTAAERLGVPAAGPDTQVVVGGERFTVVGILDPVPLATELDTAALVGWPVAEAVLGFDGHPTTLYTRAEEARLESVREVLAGTANPQAPNEVEVSRPSDALAAKQATSQAFTGLLLGVGAVALLVGGVGVANTMVISVLERRPEIGLRRSLGATRGQIRTQFLAESLLLSALGGAGGLLLGTGVTAGYALYQGWPAVVPAWATGGGLAATLAIGAVAGLYPAVRASRLSPTEALATP
- a CDS encoding VOC family protein, encoding MKRPALDGMLLASADPERLSRWYAAALDPEADTVVGDYRVLTFGGFHLIVDTRSDISDKNPEPGRFILNFDVADARAVVARMTGLGVSWLAELEDRDGSLFATAIDPDGNYVQIIQLSEEHRAAM
- a CDS encoding ABC transporter ATP-binding protein; translated protein: MISMSEVTRAYPGGVVALAGVSLEIERGELVAIAGPSGSGKSTMLNTIGTLDRPTSGTVRVDGYDVSALSDRALSALRATRVGFVFQHFHLAAKVPALDNVADGLLYSGLPRSERRRRAAAALERVGLGHRLDHEPHELSGGERQRVAIARAVAGDPPLLLADEPTGALDSVSGAGVMDLLHDLNDAGTTIVIITHDREIAAGLPREIRMRDGRVVADVTRPVTPVAAVPAGGS
- a CDS encoding VOC family protein, giving the protein MLGSVKAFSGFSVDDIEAARAFYEGTLGLTVSVENGLLTLHIRGGRDILVYPKDDHTPATYTVLNFPVDDIGKVVDELAARGVRFERYPHLEADERGIFRGGGPLIAWFADPAGNILSVLQEP
- a CDS encoding sensor histidine kinase, which codes for MKIRTPHPTLRARLTLVYGALFLLAGLTLLAVTYLLFNQQLSRSFNSRYGAPGGRPTRLAIVSPNGYMLEGADALRWMQAQEAELREAAVTSLLTQGAVALAVVALAAAALGWVVAGRMLAPLRLVTATARRIAAAPAADRGLHERIALRGPVDEVKELADTFDTMVERLDHSFDGQRRFVANASHELRTPLTLNRALVELAMHRRTASVDVKRLGESLLEINARHERLISGLLLLARADHEIGDRSPVDLADVVAHVVAQTAPEAEQARVTVQEAAFPAPAGGDAMLLERMVHNLVENGIRHNTGDGTGWVRVASRTSPAGEAEVEVSNTGPAVPPYEIPALFKPFHRLGEERMVTGRSAGLGLSIVRSVARAHGGDVTARPREGGGLVVTVTLPRAGA
- a CDS encoding response regulator transcription factor, with the protein product MRVLVVEDERMLADAIAEWLREETHAVDTAHDGAAALERIGVNDYDVVVLDRDLPVVHGDEVCRELVASDSTARVLMLTAAAEIGDRVAGLSLGADDYLAKPFAFAELAARVLALGRRARPAAPPVLRRAGITLDPARREVFRDGRYVPLSKKEFAVLTELLRAEGAVVPAETLLEKAWDENADPFTGVVRLTILKLRRKLGEPAVVETVPGVGYRIG
- a CDS encoding FRG domain-containing protein yields the protein MAIHTVSSWRELDDSISEVSGLRGHRAGGRSHSTVVFRGRARPPHVLLAGLARLTGDCPAVERHLIRNFRKYAHRQAPGPTLWDWLALGQHHGLPTRLLDWTFSPLVALHFATVGWPEEAAMLVGVDCAAVHQELPAPLRDVLDGEGALLFTTEMLARAAPDLDTLDELGADDPFLVFFEPPSLDERIITQSSVLSALSDVTRPVEDWLDKHPDLWWAWRVPPEVKAEVRERLDQAGITERALMPGLDGLAAWLRRYYSPGAASGRDEDACASTRMADQAPPDDPAGPGPGRDDAR
- a CDS encoding helix-turn-helix domain-containing protein, which translates into the protein MPPGELTGRIEVRLDELLARRGMTLTELSHRVEVTIANLSILKTGKGKAIRFSTLTRLCEVLECQPGDLLRYTEDPPSGH